A window of the Halorussus pelagicus genome harbors these coding sequences:
- a CDS encoding TrmB family transcriptional regulator: MVDNDKQEQAAGLLQQLGLKEYEAKCFVALMRKETATAKEVSEIADVPRTRVYDAIRVLEAQGLVEIQHTNPRQYRAVPLEEAAKTLRRQYESRVDELEETLDDIEPANPSGDKVTHEVWSLSGKEGITTRTLQLLEDAESEVVLVVSSPSVVTEELVERLNETAERGVPVLVGTVTTALRDELREKVPNAEVFLSELDWLHDDGTDGEVAIGRMLLMDRETILLSSIHEDGQMERAIFGRGFENGLVVITRRLMATGLATLRDHKP, from the coding sequence ATGGTCGATAACGACAAACAAGAACAGGCCGCTGGATTACTCCAGCAACTCGGCCTGAAAGAGTACGAGGCGAAGTGTTTCGTCGCCCTGATGCGCAAGGAGACGGCGACTGCCAAGGAGGTAAGCGAAATCGCGGACGTGCCCCGAACGCGGGTGTACGACGCGATTCGCGTGTTGGAGGCGCAGGGACTCGTGGAAATCCAACACACGAACCCGCGCCAGTACCGAGCGGTTCCGCTCGAAGAGGCCGCCAAGACGCTCCGGCGGCAGTACGAGTCTCGCGTGGACGAGTTAGAGGAAACCCTCGACGACATCGAACCCGCGAACCCGTCCGGGGACAAAGTGACCCACGAGGTCTGGTCGCTGTCGGGCAAGGAGGGAATCACGACTCGCACGCTCCAACTCCTAGAGGACGCCGAGAGCGAGGTGGTCCTCGTTGTCAGTTCGCCGTCGGTCGTCACCGAGGAGTTGGTCGAGCGACTGAACGAGACCGCCGAGCGGGGCGTCCCGGTCCTCGTCGGAACGGTCACCACGGCGTTGCGCGACGAACTCCGGGAGAAGGTCCCGAACGCGGAGGTGTTCCTCTCCGAACTCGACTGGCTTCACGACGATGGCACCGACGGCGAGGTGGCCATCGGCCGGATGTTGCTGATGGACCGCGAGACGATACTCCTGAGTTCGATACACGAGGACGGTCAGATGGAACGGGCCATCTTCGGCCGCGGGTTCGAGAACGGTCTCGTCGTCATCACGCGGCGACTGATGGCGACCGGACTGGCGACGCTCCGAGACCACAAACCGTAG
- a CDS encoding DUF7344 domain-containing protein, which translates to MNDDPDLMDRSLALLASEERRKVIEYFDRNDTESASVEALMEYLVRTKVETDGGAPSTSKPKAELHHVHLPKLAEYGVVEYDARSGEVRYCPDEKLEAIVGFVSEL; encoded by the coding sequence ATGAACGACGACCCCGACCTGATGGATCGCTCGCTGGCCTTGCTAGCGAGCGAAGAGCGGCGGAAAGTGATCGAATACTTCGACCGCAACGATACTGAGTCGGCGTCGGTCGAAGCTCTGATGGAGTACCTCGTGCGGACGAAGGTCGAAACCGACGGCGGAGCGCCCTCGACTTCGAAGCCGAAGGCCGAACTCCACCACGTTCACCTGCCGAAGTTGGCGGAGTACGGCGTCGTCGAGTATGACGCGCGGTCGGGCGAAGTCCGGTACTGTCCCGACGAGAAACTGGAGGCCATCGTCGGGTTCGTGTCCGAGCTGTAG
- a CDS encoding DUF7344 domain-containing protein, whose amino-acid sequence MTGDPAAGSDENRGGSLELDDVLTLLSDRYRRHCLACLDGLPVPVTLEGLTDQVAGREFQQPPDKVSMIKRTQIATALHHTHLPKLEEAGIIVYDTDEGKVTEITVEPPLTSFLDKIRRHEG is encoded by the coding sequence ATGACCGGCGACCCCGCCGCTGGAAGCGACGAAAATCGCGGCGGGTCACTCGAACTCGACGACGTATTGACGCTCCTTAGCGACCGGTATCGACGCCATTGCCTCGCGTGTCTCGACGGCCTGCCCGTGCCGGTAACGCTCGAAGGCCTGACCGACCAAGTCGCGGGCCGAGAGTTCCAGCAACCGCCCGACAAGGTGTCGATGATAAAACGGACCCAGATAGCCACCGCGCTCCACCACACCCACCTGCCGAAACTGGAGGAGGCCGGAATCATCGTCTACGACACCGACGAGGGGAAAGTGACCGAAATTACGGTCGAACCGCCACTCACGAGCTTTCTCGACAAGATTCGACGACACGAAGGGTAA
- a CDS encoding Sec-independent protein translocase subunit TatA/TatB: MVEMIPLFGPIPGGMEMMVILLIAVLLFGANKIPKLARSTGEAMGEFKKGRQEIEEELQEAQSEVNPTSGTDGVADPKEVRETDTVSETDTDASEA, encoded by the coding sequence ATGGTAGAGATGATTCCACTATTCGGGCCGATTCCGGGCGGAATGGAGATGATGGTCATCCTCCTCATCGCCGTCCTGCTGTTCGGCGCGAACAAGATTCCCAAACTCGCGCGTTCGACGGGCGAGGCCATGGGCGAGTTCAAGAAAGGGCGTCAAGAGATCGAAGAAGAGCTTCAGGAAGCACAGAGCGAAGTCAACCCGACGAGCGGAACCGACGGCGTCGCCGACCCGAAGGAAGTCCGAGAGACGGACACCGTCAGCGAGACGGACACCGACGCATCGGAAGCGTAA
- a CDS encoding CPBP family intramembrane glutamic endopeptidase: METTTVDSGPARSSSKPRSLVVAAALGVGGYVFAAVIVAVATLAVMFAGVPLMDRPALLLGLSVVMGQGVAFGTFALGYLASTDRGFDFVKVRIPTLRDVGWSVLGTLGLFAGLIVVSTIFTLLGVQSASNAVTEFGEQDPRVFLLLVPLSFLFIGPGEELLYRGVVQGRLREAFGPWVAIAAASVVFAAVHVFSLQGAGKLAYIAILLVLSPILGLAYERTGNIVVPSLIHGAFNAVQFYLAYLGATGGLPQ; the protein is encoded by the coding sequence ATGGAGACCACCACCGTAGACTCCGGACCGGCGCGGTCGTCCTCGAAGCCTCGCTCGCTGGTCGTCGCGGCGGCGCTCGGCGTCGGTGGCTACGTCTTCGCGGCCGTCATCGTCGCCGTGGCCACGCTCGCGGTGATGTTCGCGGGCGTACCGCTGATGGACCGCCCCGCGCTCCTGCTCGGTCTCTCGGTCGTGATGGGGCAGGGCGTCGCGTTCGGCACCTTCGCGCTCGGCTATTTGGCGTCCACCGACCGCGGTTTCGACTTCGTGAAAGTCCGGATTCCGACGCTCCGAGACGTGGGGTGGTCTGTCCTCGGGACGCTGGGCCTGTTCGCAGGTCTCATTGTCGTCTCGACGATTTTCACGCTACTAGGCGTGCAGTCGGCGTCGAACGCGGTCACGGAGTTCGGCGAACAGGACCCCCGAGTCTTCCTCCTGTTGGTTCCCCTCTCGTTTCTGTTTATCGGGCCGGGAGAGGAACTGCTCTACCGCGGCGTCGTACAGGGGCGACTCCGGGAGGCGTTCGGGCCGTGGGTCGCCATCGCCGCGGCGAGCGTCGTCTTCGCGGCGGTTCACGTCTTCTCGTTGCAAGGGGCGGGAAAACTCGCGTACATCGCCATTCTGCTAGTCCTCTCGCCGATTCTGGGTCTCGCCTACGAGCGGACCGGAAACATCGTCGTCCCGTCGCTGATTCATGGGGCGTTCAACGCCGTCCAGTTCTACCTCGCGTATCTGGGGGCGACTGGCGGACTGCCCCAGTGA
- a CDS encoding transcription initiation factor IIB, whose translation MTGPIRQREREQGVETEQEESEETQTCPECEAGNLIADAGGSELVCEDCGLVVEERNVDRGPEWRAFNHQERQNKSRVGAPTTNTMHDKGLTTTIDWKNKDAYGRSLSSEKRSQMHRLRKWQERIRTKDAGERNLQFALSELNRMSSALGVPRSVQEVSSVIYRRALKEDLIRGRSIEGVATSALYAACRKEGIPRSLEEVSEVSRVERKEIGRTYRYISQELALGMEPVDPKKYVPRFCSELDLTEEVESKANEIIDVTAEKGLLSGKSPTGYAAAAIYAASLLCNEKKTQREVADVAQVTEVTIRNRYQEQIKAIGLYN comes from the coding sequence ATGACCGGGCCAATCCGCCAGCGCGAGCGTGAGCAAGGGGTCGAGACCGAGCAGGAGGAGTCAGAAGAGACGCAGACGTGTCCGGAATGCGAGGCCGGAAACCTGATTGCGGACGCTGGCGGAAGCGAGTTAGTCTGCGAGGACTGCGGACTCGTCGTGGAGGAGCGCAACGTGGACCGCGGCCCGGAATGGCGCGCGTTCAACCACCAGGAGCGCCAGAACAAGAGTCGCGTCGGCGCGCCCACGACGAACACGATGCACGACAAGGGCCTGACGACGACCATCGACTGGAAGAACAAAGACGCCTACGGCCGGTCGCTCTCCTCGGAGAAACGCAGTCAGATGCACCGCCTGCGCAAGTGGCAAGAGCGCATCCGGACCAAGGACGCTGGCGAGCGCAACCTCCAGTTCGCCCTGAGCGAACTCAACCGGATGTCGTCGGCGCTCGGTGTGCCCCGCTCCGTACAGGAAGTGTCGTCGGTTATCTACCGGCGCGCGCTCAAGGAAGACCTGATTCGGGGCCGCTCCATCGAGGGCGTCGCCACCAGCGCGCTCTACGCCGCCTGTCGGAAGGAGGGCATCCCGCGAAGCCTCGAAGAGGTCTCGGAGGTGTCGCGGGTCGAGCGCAAGGAAATCGGACGGACGTATCGCTACATCTCGCAGGAACTCGCGCTCGGGATGGAGCCGGTAGACCCCAAAAAGTACGTCCCGCGATTCTGCTCGGAACTCGACCTGACAGAGGAAGTCGAGAGCAAGGCCAACGAGATTATCGACGTGACCGCCGAGAAAGGGCTTCTCTCGGGCAAGTCGCCCACAGGATACGCGGCCGCCGCCATCTACGCGGCGTCGCTGCTCTGCAACGAGAAGAAGACCCAGCGCGAGGTGGCCGACGTGGCCCAAGTGACCGAGGTCACCATCCGAAATCGGTATCAAGAGCAGATCAAGGCCATCGGACTTTACAACTGA